In Alkalibacter saccharofermentans DSM 14828, the DNA window AGCTTTTAGCATCCTGATCCTGATGTTTGCCAGGAAGAGGCAAACACGGGTTACACAAAAGACCTGCAGATAGGGTTTTCGCGCCACATCTGCAGGCCTTTACTTAATTTTCGACTATGTACATGATCTCTTCTTGAACTTTCTTAAAATCAGGCACATAGGTTTTTAACACTTCCATATGTCCTACTAAAGTGTACTCTCCCAAATCCGCGGGTATCAGCACAGTATCTCCTTTATTTATCGGCAGGCTTCCACCTTTGTAGAAAATCTCTCCGTTTCCTACCACACAGGTGAATATGAAGAACCGTTCAGAGTCTGATCTTTCATTTACGCATTCAACGATATCGTAGTGCTCCAAAGAAAAGTTCTTGCTTAGTGCATACCAGGTCTTTGTATATTCGGGAAACACAGCAGTTACGCCGTGGCTTTTCTTTCCTTCCAGATCGAATCTGATGGTGTTCAGCGCATGGTCGATATGCAGCTCTCTTCCCCTGTTGTAATCATATACCCTGTAGGTAGTGTCGCTGTTTTGCTGTATCTCTGAAACCATAACCTCCCCGTCCACAGTGTGAATAAGGCCTGACTTGACATGATA includes these proteins:
- a CDS encoding type I phosphomannose isomerase catalytic subunit, whose translation is MYPLKFKPIYQEKPWGNQQLKKFRDDLPAGKIGETWDLSCRKDAMSIVENGVDKGKTFQEMIDTYGEKLLGTKMIGKDFPLLVKILSVSQKLSVQVHPDDEYAQKQGEQYGKEEIWYIMDAEPGAKLILGTNGCTKEEFEEAIRQGKAEDMMNKIHIQKGEIYHVKSGLIHTVDGEVMVSEIQQNSDTTYRVYDYNRGRELHIDHALNTIRFDLEGKKSHGVTAVFPEYTKTWYALSKNFSLEHYDIVECVNERSDSERFFIFTCVVGNGEIFYKGGSLPINKGDTVLIPADLGEYTLVGHMEVLKTYVPDFKKVQEEIMYIVEN